A DNA window from Schistocerca americana isolate TAMUIC-IGC-003095 chromosome 4, iqSchAmer2.1, whole genome shotgun sequence contains the following coding sequences:
- the LOC124612487 gene encoding uncharacterized protein LOC124612487, producing MSVKEALCIVSKVFEGNKKDLREFIENVDAAFELVKPEEHEMLLKFVKAKITGEARSRLQVRERTGTWQEVKHVLEENYASKRTIDYYACKIFQARQGQGEPIAMWASRIDEMQGDFREAVNRVTARENLKGAIELVDSLGRACFIQGLSNDRIQTIVRSRGDEITLAAAVELALQEESAILSMRERGLAPRITYTRNKEAVKNMRESKELRCFNCGLRGHIASKCRKSRPEHRVRAMTGWQQEKGGGTEVDDLG from the coding sequence ATGTCAGTGAAAGAGGCCCTATGTATTGTGTCGAAAGTGTTCGAAGGGAACAAGAAGGATTTAAGAGAATTTATCGAAAATGTAGATGCAGCTTTTGAATTAGTAAAGCCTGAGGAACACGAAATGTTATTGAAGTTCGTGAAAGCAAAGATAACCGGTGAGGCCAGGTCGAGATTGCAGGTGCGTGAACGCACAGGTACGTGGCAAGAGGTGAAACACGTTTTAGAAGAAAATTATGCCAGTAAGCGTACTATAGACTACTACGCATGTAAAATTTTCCAAGCCAGACAGGGACAAGGGGAACCGATAGCAATGTGGGCAAGCAGAATTGATGAAATGCAGGGAGACTTTCGCGAAGCGGTAAACAGAGTtacggccagagaaaacttgaaagGTGCAATAGAACTAGTTGACTCCTTAGGAAGAGCGTGTTTTATACAGGGTTTAAGTAATGACAGAATACAAACAATAGTGAGAAGTAGAGGCGATGAAATCACGTTGGCAGCAGCAGTGGAGTTGGCACTGCAGGAGGAGAGTGCGATATTGTCCATGAGAGAGCGGGGACTAGCCCCGAGGATAACGTATACTCGAAATAAGGAAGCTGTAAAAAACATGAGAGAAAGTAAAGAGTTGAGATGTTTCAATTGTGGGCTGAGAGGTCACATAGCGAGCAAGTGTAGGAAAAGCAGGCCAGAGCATAGAGTACGAGCCATGACAG